The following proteins come from a genomic window of Bactrocera dorsalis isolate Fly_Bdor chromosome 6, ASM2337382v1, whole genome shotgun sequence:
- the LOC125779159 gene encoding piggyBac transposable element-derived protein 3-like — translation MKMKLIFFYISSRMLRSQVEIQKRPSISGDNCLDNLEEEGEEVEVPAPKKKKKENTIKKWYSNVSKTSFITCGKGDCDEEIFLNSQKEMSTVECFELLYSDDIVKFITDMTNLYALQRNHTLNVTSDEIRVYIAILLLTGYLTPKYMRMFWEVKSDTHNEVWASSIRQNRFFEIQQYLHLSDSTSLPPNDKFAKVRQYFTKLNVNFIANFEKAGFSHISINETIVPYFGRHGTKQHIHGKPIRFGYKLWSAATRHGYLVNCEPYQGASGPGLKMQSELGLGAAVILELYSRLPIELGPYN, via the coding sequence ATGAAAATGAAGCTAATATTCTTCTATATTTCTAGTCGCATGCTTCGATCTCAAGTAGAAATACAAAAGAGACCTTCCATCTCTGGAGACAATTGTTTAGATAATCTGGAAGAAGAAGGGGAAGAAGTGGAAGTACCCGCaccgaaaaaaaagaaaaaagaaaatactatAAAGAAATGGTACAGCAATGTCAGCAAAACGTCTTTTATTACTTGCGGTAAAGGAGACTGTGATGAAGAAATTTTCTTGAACTCTCAGAAGGAGATGTCTACCGTCGAATGTTTTGAATTGCTCTATAGCGACGACATAGTAAAGTTCATAACTGATATGACCAATTTGTATGCTTTGCAGAGAAATCACACTCTAAATGTGACTAGTGATGAAATTAGAGTTTACATTGCAATACTGCTACTTACGGGATATTTGACGCCAAAGTACATGCGAATGTTCTGGGAAGTAAAAAGTGACACGCACAATGAAGTATGGGCATCTAGTATAAggcaaaatagattttttgaaattcagcaGTACCTTCATCTTTCAGATAGTACATCCTTGCCACCCAACGACAAATTCGCTAAAGTTCGACAATATTTCACGAAACTAAACGTAAATTTTATTGCCAATTTCGAAAAAGCTGGTTTTTCACACATTTCCATAAACGAAACTATAGTACCATACTTTGGAAGGCACGGTACCAAGCAACACATACACGGAAAACCAATAAGATTTGGTTACAAGCTCTGGTCAGCAGCTACACGACATGGATATTTGGTCAATTGTGAGCCTTATCAGGGCGCGTCCGGCCCTGGCTTGAAAATGCAGTCTGAGTTAGGCCTAGGAGCTGCTGTTATTTTAGAGCTCTATTCAAGATTACCAATTGAGTTAGGACCTTACAactaa